Proteins encoded in a region of the Trypanosoma brucei gambiense DAL972 chromosome 4, complete sequence genome:
- a CDS encoding T. brucei spp.-specific protein — protein MAATASVSRGGMRKGGKLAVPSFISSFLQKFWSCRGWYRRVPIFFISSQIRHSASPAAVIKGVDNGNKGRKNQVPLFPTRYANFALRELGSETIALRLTKIFYFHVCTRCTVTLLFHTFEVWRRLSASISLILWSGS, from the coding sequence ATGGCGGCAACGGCTTCGGTTTCAAGAGGGGGTatgagaaaaggagggaaactagcggttccttcttttatttcctcttttttacaaaaattcTGGTCGTGTCGTGGTTGGTACCGCCGGGTTcctatatttttcatttcctcccaAATTCGGCACTCAGCGAGCCCTGCCGCGGTTATTAAGGGGGTCGATAATGGtaataaaggaagaaaaaaccaAGTTCCCCTCTTTCCTACACGGTACGCAAATTTTGCGTTGAGAGAGTTGGGTTCGGAGACAATAGCGTTAAGACTGACcaaaatattttattttcatgtgTGCACGCGTTGCACTGTGACCTTGCTTTTCCATACATTCGAGGTCTGGAGAAGGTTGTCAGCGAGCATTTCGCTCATTTTATGGAGTGGGAGTTGA
- a CDS encoding geranylgeranyl transferase type II beta subunit,putative — protein sequence MFGAPNTLLADLHLRFLTKLDDHKDKMKYWTSQHLKMNGVFWCLGAMKLLGHDDILKREELVDFVVKCWNSDGGFGGNIGQDSHMLYTLSAVQLLCLLHATDAIDAEKCARWVASMQLPDGSFQGDEWGEVDTRFVYVAMNCLQLLGKLELINVKAAVEWMLRCQNWDGGFGLAPGAESHAGQIFCCVGSLRIAGALDRIDKEQLAGWLAMRQLPSGGLNGRPEKKADVCYSWWVVSSLSMLGYTEWIDRHALFRFVLACQDSEDGGIADKPGNQADVYHTFYGLCGLSLLGYEDYPLRDINPVYAMPYDVLESLGVPESAGLHVGRKRTCG from the coding sequence ATGTTTGGAGCGCCAAACACGCTTTTGGCGGACTTACACCTCCGCTTCCTAACCAAATTAGATGACCACAAAGATAAAATGAAGTACTGGACATCGCAACATCTAAAAATGAACGGTGTCTTTTGGTGTTTAGGTGCCATGAAGTTGTTGGGCCATGACGACATTTTGAAGCGGGAGGAGTTGGTTGATTTTGTTGTCAAATGCTGGAACAGTGACGGTGGGTTCGGTGGGAACATTGGGCAGGACTCCCACATGTTGTACACCTTAAGTGCGGTGCAACTCCTGTGCTTGTTGCATGCTACAGACGCCATTGATGCAGAGAAGTGTGCTCGCTGGGTTGCTTCTATGCAGCTACCTGATGGCTCCTTTCAGGGAGACGAGTGGGGAGAAGTTGATACACGATTTGTTTACGTGGCAATGAATTGCTTGCAGCTCTTGGGGAAACTGGAACTCATAAACGTGAAGGCTGCGGTGGAATGGATGTTGCGGTGCCAGAATTGGGATGGTGGGTTCGGGCTCGCACCAGGTGCTGAAAGCCACGCCGGTCAAATATTTTGCTGCGTTGGATCTCTTCGTATTGCTGGAGCTCTGGATCGCATAGATAAGGAGCAACTTGCGGGTTGGTTGGCAATGCGTCAGTTGCCGTCGGGTGGGTTAAACGGGCGCCCGGAGAAAAAGGCTGACGTGTGCTACAGTTGGTGGGTTGTGTCATCCCTATCGATGTTAGGTTATACTGAGTGGATCGACCGTCATGCACTTTTCCGCTTTGTACTTGCTTGCCAGGACTCGGAAGATGGCGGTATTGCTGATAAACCCGGTAACCAAGCGGACGTGTATCATACATTTTACGGACTTTGTGGCCTCAGCCTCTTGGGATACGAGGACTATCCGCTTAGGGATATCAATCCAGTTTATGCAATGCCTTATGATGTTCTTGAGAGCTTAGGGGTTCCGGAGAGTGCTGGGCTGCATGTCGGTAGGAAGCGTACCTGTGGGTGA